One genomic window of Stigmatella ashevillena includes the following:
- a CDS encoding dihydroneopterin aldolase → MNEPLRLPVETDGQGRLLDVIELREFTVKCTLGSSLPGGEAVQRLRLDMAMFLDTRQAAMDGHLAHTVHYGRLAGELRFLLESCRFETLESVAEAVACYVLLPPSPDAPHVQVTAVTVRVAWPDAPEGQAVPAVQVHRRHGNVVYGGEDKPFGRVDIIYERPSYGIYRLRIKPGGSIPTHMHQQMEESELVLGGGLLLQGRAVLQGMVFHWPKGFAHRYDNPTRIEQSVLCVDRPGFIPSDEVELEEPGGGLQPMQGRSYYPPEDPHLS, encoded by the coding sequence ATGAATGAACCCCTGCGCCTGCCCGTGGAGACGGATGGCCAAGGGCGTCTCCTGGATGTCATCGAGTTGAGGGAGTTCACGGTGAAGTGCACCCTGGGGAGCTCTCTACCGGGGGGCGAAGCGGTCCAGCGGTTGCGCCTGGACATGGCCATGTTTCTCGACACGCGGCAGGCCGCGATGGATGGGCACCTGGCGCACACCGTCCACTACGGACGGCTGGCCGGAGAGCTGCGCTTCCTGCTGGAGTCCTGCCGCTTCGAGACCTTGGAGTCGGTGGCCGAAGCGGTGGCCTGCTACGTGTTGCTGCCCCCCTCGCCGGATGCACCGCATGTCCAGGTGACGGCGGTCACAGTGCGCGTTGCGTGGCCAGACGCCCCGGAGGGGCAGGCCGTGCCCGCGGTTCAGGTGCATCGCCGCCACGGGAACGTCGTCTACGGGGGGGAGGACAAGCCCTTCGGCCGCGTGGACATCATTTACGAGCGGCCCAGCTACGGCATCTATCGCCTGCGCATCAAGCCGGGAGGCTCCATCCCCACGCACATGCATCAGCAAATGGAGGAGAGCGAGCTGGTGCTGGGAGGGGGCTTGCTCCTGCAGGGCAGGGCGGTGCTCCAGGGCATGGTCTTCCACTGGCCGAAGGGCTTTGCCCACCGCTACGACAACCCCACGCGGATTGAGCAGTCGGTGTTGTGCGTGGACCGGCCAGGCTTCATCCCTTCGGACGAGGTGGAGCTGGAGGAGCCGGGGGGAGGGTTGCAGCCGATGCAGGGGCGCTCCTACTACCCGCCGGAAGATCCCCATCTGAGCTGA
- a CDS encoding DUF2381 family protein produces the protein MLLLVGAEAQAQPSTTREQRQRPLTVTGNPAEPPHEIRVAKGVITVLRTDTPIKRDAIEVDGRGTRITVDVGDSSIILEPLLELGSAERLVLRVPFADGHAPAQAVFVLMPSPSDVDTRIDVVRRVLPDPACQAPAAPCAAVTSADAVTSGLIDDSGVQTGAVPSFIDTASGFESQEGVFYRAWNWVLVEVEVIPPSGHPSWRPTRAMVTSKTGSAVPVRAMKAEPSQRSPGRGVRVFVEMDVPAPTAGLEFVLQLHGGADAPSLSIPTVKLPPAKEDKR, from the coding sequence GTGCTCCTCCTCGTAGGAGCCGAGGCACAAGCCCAGCCGAGCACCACCCGAGAGCAACGGCAGCGGCCTCTCACTGTCACCGGGAATCCTGCTGAGCCGCCGCACGAGATCCGCGTGGCCAAGGGCGTCATCACGGTGCTCCGCACAGACACTCCGATCAAGCGGGACGCGATTGAGGTGGATGGGCGTGGCACTCGAATCACGGTGGACGTAGGCGATAGCTCCATCATCCTCGAACCTCTGCTCGAGCTTGGATCCGCTGAGCGCCTGGTTCTGCGCGTACCCTTCGCGGACGGTCACGCTCCGGCACAAGCGGTGTTCGTTCTCATGCCAAGTCCGTCCGACGTGGACACACGGATCGACGTGGTACGGCGCGTGCTGCCGGATCCAGCTTGCCAGGCACCGGCTGCACCATGCGCCGCAGTCACCTCGGCAGATGCCGTCACATCCGGTCTGATCGACGATAGCGGCGTTCAAACCGGAGCGGTTCCCAGCTTCATCGACACTGCGAGCGGCTTTGAGTCGCAAGAAGGTGTGTTCTACCGCGCGTGGAATTGGGTGCTGGTGGAAGTGGAGGTCATTCCCCCATCTGGACACCCCTCGTGGAGGCCAACCCGAGCCATGGTGACGAGCAAGACCGGCAGTGCAGTACCGGTGCGGGCGATGAAAGCAGAGCCGAGCCAGCGATCTCCAGGGAGGGGGGTGCGGGTGTTCGTAGAAATGGACGTACCGGCTCCCACTGCGGGGCTTGAATTCGTGCTTCAACTGCACGGCGGGGCTGATGCGCCTTCCCTCTCGATTCCCACAGTGAAACTGCCGCCAGCAAAGGAGGACAAGCGATGA
- a CDS encoding serine/threonine protein kinase yields the protein MIGTVELSPGTIVDGWQVVGAMGKGGFGTVHHVEKDGQPCALKLALHREESGDGGRTHARTLREVLILLMLDHPNIVKPRSFGYLPDGRVYLVLEYVDGWTLDQWVERTHPTAQEIARVFMKIADAAAYMHRRGVKHRDLKLKNVLIRREDGEPIIIDFGASTYEHAEELTGAGLPPGTDRFRAPEALGFLSKLGRFGKERYSFQVADEIFSLGVMLYDVLTDPRPTEHKGKTPLNSPVRLIPFGSPHRVNPRVPLAMSNMVMHLLALDPKHRPENMETVRRELEELAEHQGTEYAVPVHLPSEQRAPAPEGNERPGEVAPPELRGWPRVRAVPGMVVDRIRRWPNTMALAGVVAAVMLAIVAVSWLIRGERPHLPLPTPSREVTTPTLPSAGPALPPVNSSPVSAPAPTHASGPLPAAPATAQKEGSPVKTQPPEAPTEARTPRGLKTPPRLALCKALLPAAAIAAGCTGVPVRPESFECPPGAVEAMERLGWDIGGSDRIPLKLDERGPSRGYHWFTPGPVTGVVPAEATGSKHAPPGTLFHGKLYFTEKTAEWPLGEVIAIYDHVEMPGKGKFPVCAVSTLNQIRELKDGTAKAASVAFAKAKRRWAP from the coding sequence ATGATCGGCACAGTCGAGTTATCGCCCGGCACCATCGTTGACGGTTGGCAAGTGGTGGGAGCCATGGGCAAGGGCGGCTTTGGGACTGTCCACCATGTGGAGAAGGATGGCCAGCCGTGCGCGCTCAAGCTCGCGCTGCACCGAGAGGAGAGCGGCGACGGTGGGCGGACCCACGCCCGCACACTGCGCGAGGTGCTCATCCTCCTGATGCTGGACCATCCCAACATCGTGAAGCCGCGCTCCTTCGGATACCTGCCCGATGGCCGCGTGTACCTCGTGCTGGAGTACGTGGACGGCTGGACGCTGGACCAATGGGTTGAGCGCACGCATCCGACTGCACAGGAGATCGCCCGCGTCTTCATGAAGATCGCCGACGCAGCCGCCTATATGCACCGGCGAGGCGTCAAGCACCGGGATTTGAAACTCAAGAACGTCCTGATCCGCAGAGAGGACGGAGAGCCCATCATCATCGACTTTGGTGCATCGACCTACGAGCACGCCGAGGAGTTGACGGGGGCGGGGCTGCCCCCCGGGACGGATCGTTTCCGCGCCCCGGAAGCGCTGGGCTTTCTGAGCAAGTTGGGGCGCTTCGGAAAGGAGCGGTACTCGTTCCAAGTGGCGGACGAGATCTTCTCCCTGGGAGTGATGCTCTACGACGTGCTGACGGACCCCCGCCCCACAGAGCACAAGGGCAAGACTCCCCTCAACAGTCCCGTCCGGTTGATCCCCTTCGGCTCACCGCACAGGGTCAATCCGCGCGTGCCTCTCGCCATGAGCAACATGGTCATGCACCTCCTGGCGCTTGACCCCAAGCATCGACCCGAGAACATGGAGACAGTACGGCGCGAACTGGAGGAACTCGCGGAGCACCAGGGGACAGAATACGCAGTGCCGGTACATCTTCCCTCGGAACAAAGAGCACCTGCGCCCGAGGGTAATGAGCGGCCCGGTGAGGTGGCGCCACCAGAGCTGCGGGGCTGGCCCAGGGTGCGAGCGGTCCCAGGCATGGTGGTTGACCGCATCCGTCGCTGGCCGAACACCATGGCGCTGGCGGGCGTGGTGGCTGCCGTCATGCTGGCCATTGTGGCTGTCTCTTGGCTCATCCGAGGAGAACGGCCACACTTGCCACTCCCCACCCCGTCCAGAGAGGTCACCACGCCAACCCTTCCCAGCGCTGGCCCCGCGCTTCCACCTGTGAATTCCTCGCCTGTGTCTGCGCCCGCTCCGACGCACGCATCGGGCCCACTCCCCGCTGCTCCCGCCACCGCACAGAAGGAAGGTTCACCCGTGAAGACACAGCCCCCAGAAGCCCCCACGGAAGCACGCACCCCACGCGGTTTGAAGACTCCCCCTCGCTTGGCCTTGTGCAAGGCGCTGCTCCCCGCTGCTGCCATCGCGGCAGGATGCACCGGAGTTCCTGTCAGGCCCGAATCCTTTGAGTGTCCGCCCGGAGCAGTTGAAGCCATGGAGCGCCTTGGCTGGGACATAGGGGGGAGTGATCGAATCCCCCTCAAACTGGATGAAAGAGGCCCGAGCCGGGGTTATCACTGGTTCACTCCGGGCCCGGTGACCGGTGTTGTTCCCGCCGAAGCGACCGGCAGCAAGCACGCCCCACCCGGCACCCTCTTTCACGGAAAGCTCTACTTCACCGAGAAGACGGCGGAATGGCCCCTCGGGGAAGTCATCGCGATTTATGACCACGTAGAGATGCCGGGCAAAGGAAAGTTTCCGGTGTGTGCTGTTTCAACGCTCAACCAAATTAGGGAATTGAAGGACGGCACAGCAAAGGCGGCGAGCGTGGCATTCGCAAAGGCTAAAAGACGCTGGGCGCCGTAG
- a CDS encoding DUF3396 domain-containing protein has protein sequence MEAYLSAIGPSAIGWYIDPEGEYQKLDGTGWVLTRQKLREGRGGITRLYDAPGSGEPYRFEYYGKDLLTPALHDTQNATCALSCWLPTEFLEEHGPHRVRELALQIARPLPYCSGYAGLSFNGELDLVGVEQKIAPHCFRHPGIDVPCLESLGWTLGTRFRGPAWLTFLGQPLLGELGGPAALRSRLHAAGTTVQEMEGDKVFITLGPWPEAGDTSRGDNLPPYRELAHVLAPWLFHEPNGQMPCLRDEDVRHWERRFLD, from the coding sequence TTGGAAGCCTACCTGAGCGCCATCGGGCCAAGTGCTATCGGCTGGTATATTGATCCGGAAGGTGAGTATCAAAAGCTGGATGGCACCGGCTGGGTACTCACACGGCAGAAGTTGCGCGAGGGGCGTGGCGGCATCACCCGGCTCTATGACGCACCGGGAAGCGGCGAACCATATCGCTTCGAATACTACGGCAAAGATCTCCTCACCCCCGCTTTGCACGACACGCAAAACGCGACGTGCGCCCTGAGTTGCTGGCTACCAACGGAGTTCTTGGAGGAACACGGACCCCACCGTGTTCGAGAACTGGCGTTGCAGATTGCCCGACCCCTCCCCTATTGCTCTGGCTATGCAGGACTGTCCTTCAACGGCGAACTGGATCTGGTAGGCGTCGAGCAGAAAATCGCTCCGCACTGCTTCCGCCATCCAGGCATCGATGTTCCCTGCTTGGAATCGCTCGGCTGGACGTTGGGCACACGCTTCAGAGGTCCGGCATGGCTGACATTCCTCGGCCAGCCGCTTCTTGGAGAACTCGGAGGTCCCGCTGCCCTGCGTTCCCGCCTCCACGCGGCCGGAACCACCGTGCAGGAAATGGAGGGCGACAAGGTCTTCATCACGCTCGGTCCATGGCCCGAGGCCGGTGATACCTCGCGTGGCGACAACCTCCCCCCCTATCGCGAGCTGGCTCACGTGTTGGCGCCCTGGCTCTTCCATGAGCCGAACGGGCAGATGCCCTGCCTCCGCGACGAAGACGTACGCCACTGGGAACGCCGCTTCCTGGACTGA
- a CDS encoding type IV secretion system DNA-binding domain-containing protein, whose amino-acid sequence MHPNDLRLASFLSDRTEVFHSIQHRHEIWREDPFDVETVHQGARATFERLLLRATTPPGLDSGRILLLLGDSGCGKTHLLRAFRTLAHERSLGFVGYMQMTTSTSNYGRYVLSNLIDSLDQPYHESTESRSGLRKLSDLLLSHCGKVAALLANPEQDAEDIPHLVETAADDLQKQERFKKLDLDLLRALLFLQRDDTRIRSRVLKYLRCEDLSGNDRKVLGELVPRIHDNHPQEMVEHLGQLSAVLGHSLVLCVDQLEGFDIEASNAQAFRRAMHLLCDFAERAPSSVIVISCLHTFWTGLRGQLTQSLLDRIERDPDTLKLENLRTAEEARLITERRLEHLYAVENAPFDPAEPAFPFPHEGFEKLAGLSTREVLDACRLWREQANRTGALPEHFPLQASVSQKKSHAKDDERKVLELDQLWNDFRSTHSTPPPEEDSQLAELLVWALRTSAEEVETGHRFEARRVGESIQVDVSPGDEKLHLALCNKGTQRGGLANQIEQTRKEARGRTPVVIRTSDFPSNPKTTTAVNLGKLISKGGRRAVLEDSDSRALLSLRNFRQQHESRPDFASWLRSAKPLTQLKPLRDILDLDHLRSKTSLETRPPETQVIPPAKDTPEKASTPRQQVAPTDVPKIKLPEPPIKPPETVTSRSAQRSAVRIGEEESLLREPVLLSPNELTQHAAFLGGPGSGKTTLALNVIEQLLLQGIPAILVDRKGDLAGYASEAFWTRPLEDARRTERRALLQERLDVALFTPGHPNGRPLAIPIVPEGLNTLPEFDRQQGTRHAAEALAGMLDYRNSPKDKSCRTLLTQAIDQFIQLSSEDVTLPRLVRFIGDKDPRLVNAAGRLDTKLFDKVADDLDRLNLDARLLLGRDAEKLDMDLLLGRGAHAKPGKTRLSILSTKFLGDNNNVLFWVSQLLIDVTRWLSRNPSPGLQAVLMFDEADMYLPAMRQPSTKQPLENLIKRARSAGLGLLLATQSPGDFDYKCRDNIRSWFIGRVKERTSLEKMKPMLSEARVDFTSKIPGQGTGEFHVVRSGKVERVKTEPSALATEQLSDDELLRLAARTAPVSPVAPTGS is encoded by the coding sequence ATGCATCCGAACGATCTCCGTCTTGCTTCTTTTCTCTCCGACCGCACCGAGGTCTTCCACTCCATCCAGCACCGTCATGAGATCTGGCGGGAGGATCCGTTCGACGTCGAGACGGTCCACCAGGGGGCCCGGGCCACCTTCGAGCGCCTGCTCCTGAGGGCCACCACGCCTCCCGGCCTGGACTCGGGACGCATCCTGCTCCTGCTCGGAGACTCGGGCTGCGGCAAGACGCACCTGCTGCGAGCCTTCCGGACCCTGGCCCATGAGCGCTCCCTGGGCTTCGTGGGCTACATGCAGATGACGACGTCCACGAGCAACTACGGGCGCTACGTCCTCTCCAACCTCATCGACTCCCTGGACCAGCCCTACCATGAGTCCACCGAGTCCCGCTCTGGCCTGCGGAAGCTCTCGGATCTGCTGCTCTCTCACTGTGGCAAGGTGGCGGCCCTGCTCGCCAATCCGGAGCAGGACGCGGAGGACATCCCTCACCTCGTCGAGACCGCCGCGGATGATCTGCAAAAGCAGGAGCGCTTCAAGAAGCTCGACCTGGACCTGCTGCGCGCCCTGCTCTTTCTCCAGCGAGACGACACGCGCATCCGCAGCCGGGTCCTCAAGTACCTGCGCTGCGAGGACCTGTCCGGCAACGATCGCAAGGTGCTGGGCGAGCTGGTCCCTCGCATCCATGACAACCACCCCCAGGAGATGGTGGAGCACCTGGGTCAGCTCTCCGCCGTGCTCGGCCATTCTCTGGTGCTGTGCGTGGACCAGCTCGAGGGCTTCGACATCGAGGCCTCGAACGCCCAGGCCTTCCGCCGGGCCATGCACCTGCTGTGTGACTTCGCGGAGCGAGCCCCCTCCTCGGTCATCGTCATCAGCTGCTTGCACACCTTCTGGACGGGTCTCCGGGGCCAGCTCACCCAGTCCCTGCTGGACCGCATCGAGCGGGATCCGGACACCCTCAAGTTGGAGAACCTGCGCACGGCCGAGGAGGCCCGGCTCATCACCGAGCGTCGACTGGAGCACCTGTACGCGGTCGAGAATGCCCCGTTCGATCCCGCCGAGCCCGCGTTCCCCTTCCCTCATGAAGGCTTCGAGAAGCTCGCGGGCTTGAGCACCCGCGAGGTGCTCGATGCCTGCCGCCTCTGGCGTGAACAGGCCAACCGCACGGGCGCATTGCCCGAACACTTCCCCTTGCAGGCCTCCGTCTCCCAGAAGAAGTCCCACGCCAAGGACGATGAGCGAAAGGTGCTAGAGCTGGACCAGCTCTGGAACGACTTCCGTTCCACCCACTCCACGCCGCCTCCCGAAGAAGATTCCCAGCTCGCCGAGCTACTCGTCTGGGCCCTCCGGACCAGCGCGGAGGAAGTCGAGACGGGACACCGTTTTGAGGCACGCCGGGTCGGCGAGTCCATCCAGGTGGATGTCTCTCCAGGAGACGAGAAGCTGCACCTGGCCCTCTGCAACAAGGGCACCCAACGCGGCGGCCTCGCCAACCAGATTGAGCAGACCCGGAAGGAGGCCCGAGGCCGTACCCCTGTGGTCATCCGCACCAGCGATTTTCCAAGCAATCCCAAGACAACCACCGCCGTCAACCTCGGCAAGCTCATCAGCAAGGGCGGACGCCGTGCGGTGCTGGAGGACAGCGACAGCCGTGCCTTGCTGTCCCTGCGCAACTTCCGTCAGCAGCATGAGTCCCGCCCCGACTTCGCCTCCTGGTTGCGCTCGGCCAAGCCCCTTACCCAGCTCAAGCCGCTGCGGGACATCCTCGACCTGGACCACCTGCGGTCCAAGACATCCCTGGAGACGCGCCCTCCGGAGACCCAGGTCATCCCTCCGGCCAAAGACACGCCCGAGAAAGCATCCACGCCCAGGCAGCAAGTCGCTCCTACCGACGTCCCCAAGATCAAACTCCCAGAGCCGCCGATCAAACCTCCGGAGACGGTCACCTCACGGTCCGCGCAGCGCAGCGCCGTTCGAATCGGCGAGGAGGAGAGCCTGCTGCGGGAGCCCGTCCTGCTCAGTCCCAACGAGCTGACGCAGCATGCGGCGTTTCTGGGCGGTCCCGGCAGCGGCAAGACCACGCTCGCCCTCAACGTGATCGAGCAACTGCTTCTCCAGGGCATCCCCGCCATCCTGGTGGACCGGAAGGGAGATCTCGCGGGCTACGCCTCCGAAGCCTTCTGGACCCGTCCCCTGGAAGACGCCCGCCGCACGGAGCGCCGCGCCTTGCTTCAGGAGCGGCTCGATGTGGCCCTCTTCACCCCGGGCCACCCCAATGGCCGCCCCCTGGCCATTCCCATCGTGCCGGAGGGGCTGAACACCCTTCCCGAGTTCGACCGTCAGCAGGGAACCCGCCATGCCGCCGAGGCGCTGGCGGGCATGCTGGACTACCGGAACAGTCCCAAAGACAAGTCCTGCCGAACGTTGCTCACCCAAGCCATCGATCAGTTCATCCAGCTCTCGAGTGAAGACGTCACCCTGCCGAGGCTCGTCCGCTTCATCGGGGACAAGGATCCGCGCTTGGTGAATGCCGCGGGCCGGTTGGACACGAAGCTGTTCGACAAGGTGGCCGACGATCTGGACCGGCTCAACCTGGATGCCCGGCTGCTCCTGGGGCGCGATGCCGAGAAGCTCGACATGGACCTGCTGCTCGGCCGGGGCGCGCACGCGAAGCCGGGCAAGACGCGCCTGAGCATCCTGAGCACCAAGTTCCTCGGGGACAACAACAACGTCCTCTTCTGGGTGTCCCAGTTGCTCATCGACGTGACGCGCTGGCTGAGCCGCAATCCATCTCCGGGGCTCCAGGCCGTCCTCATGTTCGACGAGGCGGACATGTACCTGCCCGCGATGCGCCAGCCCTCCACCAAGCAGCCCCTGGAGAACCTCATCAAGCGGGCGCGCTCGGCAGGCCTGGGACTGCTCCTGGCCACCCAGAGCCCGGGGGACTTCGACTACAAGTGCCGCGACAACATCCGCTCCTGGTTCATCGGCCGCGTGAAGGAGCGGACGTCACTGGAGAAGATGAAGCCCATGCTCAGCGAGGCCCGGGTGGACTTCACCTCGAAGATTCCCGGCCAGGGCACGGGCGAGTTCCACGTCGTCCGCAGTGGAAAGGTGGAACGGGTCAAGACCGAGCCCTCCGCGCTCGCCACCGAGCAGCTCTCCGACGATGAGTTGTTGCGCCTCGCCGCGCGCACCGCCCCGGTAAGCCCCGTCGCCCCCACGGGCTCATGA